A DNA window from Myxocyprinus asiaticus isolate MX2 ecotype Aquarium Trade chromosome 15, UBuf_Myxa_2, whole genome shotgun sequence contains the following coding sequences:
- the LOC127452836 gene encoding uncharacterized protein LOC127452836: protein MSKKEWISHLKKVKEVSGRPLYSNVIFGFLMLGLEKLVEMEFACPCHLKFNLIFSVAYFLCPALFSFSLMFYIQRPLCNKKDSNCLLSTATCITPAIVWVMLLFFDGQYLACARTSWEGLTVHTDIAASTTWCKPLNKPDNITEKQMEFFNFRNISQAVGLAILVMSSLIILCCGCKGCTCKSARTEKPEAERVEMGDPDSSPTPPPDRASLMEDQASAESEKL, encoded by the exons ATGAGCAAAAAGGAATGGATTTCACACTTGAAAAAAGTGAAAGAAGTGTCTGGGAGACCTTTATattcaaatgtcatttttggCTTTTTGATGTTGGGCCTTGAAAAACTCGTAGagatggaatttgcatgcccttGTCATCTAAAGTTTAATCTGATTTTCTCTGTTGCCTATTTTCTGTGTCCTGCTCTGTTCTCTTTCTCACTCATGTTTTATATTCAACGCCCTCTATGCAACAAAAAGGATTCAAACTGTCTGCTGTCCACTGCAACTTGTATCACACCAGCCATTGTATGGGTCATGTTGCTGTTTTTTGATGGACAATACCTTGCCTGTGCAAGAACCTCCTGGGAAGGACTGACAGTTCACACTGACATAGCTGCTTCAACGACCTGGTGCAAGCCTTTGAATAAACCTGATAACatcacagaaaaacaaatggaatTTTTTAACTTTCGAAATATTTCTCAG GCAGTGGGACTGGCCATACTGGTCATGAGCTCTCTGATAATATTATGTTGTGGATGTAAGGGGTGTACCTGTAAATCAGCAAGAACAGAAAAACCTGAAGCTGAACGAGTGGAAATGGGGGATCCTGATTCAAGTCCAACACCCCCTCCTGATAGAGCTTCGTTAATGGAGGATCAAGCATCAGCTGAATCTGAAAAGCTCTAA